The nucleotide sequence ACGCCGGCATCGTCTACTGCCTCTCCCGGGCCTCGGTGGAGAAGACCGCCGAGTTCCTGGTCCAGCAGGGCATCCCGGCATTGCCGTACCACGCCGGGCTGGACGCGCCGACCCGGGCCGCCAACCAGCATCGGTTCCTCCGCGAGGACGGGCTGGTGATGGTCGCCACGATCGCCTTCGGGATGGGCATCGACAAACCGGACGTACGCTTCGTCGCCCACCTCGACCTGCCGAAGTCGATCGAGGGTTACTACCAGGAGACCGGCCGGGCCGGTCGGGACGGGCTGCCCTCGACCGCCTGGCTGGCGTACGGGCTCTCCGACGTGGTGCAGCAGCGGAAGCTGATCGAGACCTCCGACGGCGACGCCGCCCGGCGCCGGGTGCTCGGCGCGCACCTCGACGCCATGCTGGCGCTCTGCGAGACGGTCCGCTGCCGCCGGGTGCAGTTGCTGGCATACTTCGGCCAGCAGGGCGAGCCGTGCGGCAACTGCGACACCTGCCTGACCCCGCCGGAGTCCTGGGACGGCACCGTCGCGGCGCAGAAGCTGCTCTCCACGGTGCTGCGCCTGCACCGCGAGCGCGACCAGCGGTTCGGCGCCGGCCAGTCCATCGACATCCTGCTCGGCCGGCGGACCGACAAGGTGACCCAGCACCGGCACGACACGCTCAGCGTCTTCGGCGTCGGCACCGAGTTGACCGAGTCCGAGTGGCGTGGGGTGGTCCGGCAACTGCTCGCCCAGGGGCTGCTGGCGGTCGAGGGCGACTACGGCACGCTCGTGCTCACCGAGACCAGCGGCGACGTGCTCGGCAAACGCCGCGAGGTGCTGATGCGCCGGGAGGCGCCCCGGGCCGGGTCGACCGGCCGGGCCGGCAAGCCGCGCGCCGCCGGGACCGCCGCCGCCGTCGCGCTGGCGCCGGAGGCGGAACCGGTCTTCGAGCGGCTCCGGGCCTGGCGCGCGGCCACCGCCAAGGAGCAGGGCGTACCCGCGTACGTCATCTTCCACGACGCGACGCTGCGGCAGATCGCGGCCGAGCCGCCGACGACGCTCGCCGAGCTGTCCCAGGTCAACGGGGTCGGGGAGAACAAGCTGGCGAAGTACGGGCAGCAGATCCTGGAGACCCTGGCGGGGTGAGCCGGCGCATCGGTGGCAGCGGCGGCCGGTTCAGGCCGGCAGCAGCAGCGAGCCGATCTCCTTGCCCTCCAGGACGCACTTCACGCTCCACATGTCGGCCGCCGGCACCACGTGCACGGGCTTGCCGGACTGCCGGGCCAGGTCGAGCGCGGCGGCGTCCATCACCCGCAGGTTCCGCTCCAGCGCGGCGGAGGCGCTGATCTCGCGCAGGAAGACCGCACCCGGGTCGCTGGCCGGGTCGGCGCTGTAGATCCCGTCCACTCCGTACTTGACCATCACGACCGCGTCGGCGCCGGTGTCGATCGCGGCGTGCACCGCCGGTACGTCGGTGGAGAAGCCGGAGACGCCCATCCCGCCGGCCAGCAGCACCGTGTGGCCCGAGCGCAGCGCCTCGACGACCTCGTCCCGCAGGTACTGCCGGCCGATGCCGGCGCAGGGTCCCCGGGAGAAGACCTGGGTCGGCACGTCGAGCCCGTTCAGCAGCCCCTCCAGCAGCAGTGCGTTGATCCCGGTGGCCAGCATCCCCACCGTGTCGGCCCGGCCGCGTTCCAGCTGCCAGTCCGCGCCACGGTCACCCCGGAAGATGTTCCCGCCGCCGACCACGACGGTCACCGACACCCCCATGGTGTGTACGGCGGCCAGCGACAGCGCGACGTCGCGCAGCCGGGCCGGTTCCAGCGCCTGCCCGGACCCGAGCGACTCACCACTGATCTTCACGACAATGCGGTTGTAGCGGAGGTCTTCCATCTGTCATGCCGCCCTTGCGTCCGGCCCGGACCAGAGATCCTGGGCAACTTTCCACACCACGTCGAGGGGTTCGTCCTGGCCCGACGGCCCGGATTCGGAGCGCGCCCGGAAGATGCCGGTCACCGCGAGCAGGTTGTGCGAGCCGGCACTGAAGTCGTACAGGTGGAAGCTCTTGTTCAGCCAGGCGAGTTTCTGCGACTCGGCCCGGAGTC is from Micromonospora sp. WMMD1102 and encodes:
- the recQ gene encoding DNA helicase RecQ — encoded protein: MALPTEQRTDDRPAAAQRIDEQPAVEQAAVEQAAVEQASADQPAVEQASAEQASGERKAGDALDVLRRVFGYDSFRGEQREIIDQVVGGGGDALVLMPTGGGKSLCYQIPALVRPGVGVVVSPLIALMQDQVDALTTLGVRAGFLNSTQDLDARRAVEAAFLGGDLDLLYLAPEALRSEYVLRLLDRGRIALFAIDEAHCVAQWGHDFRPDYLALSMLHERWPAVPRIALTATATPETHAEIAARLNLRDARHFVASFDRPNIQYRIVPKREPKKQLLDLLRTEHPGDAGIVYCLSRASVEKTAEFLVQQGIPALPYHAGLDAPTRAANQHRFLREDGLVMVATIAFGMGIDKPDVRFVAHLDLPKSIEGYYQETGRAGRDGLPSTAWLAYGLSDVVQQRKLIETSDGDAARRRVLGAHLDAMLALCETVRCRRVQLLAYFGQQGEPCGNCDTCLTPPESWDGTVAAQKLLSTVLRLHRERDQRFGAGQSIDILLGRRTDKVTQHRHDTLSVFGVGTELTESEWRGVVRQLLAQGLLAVEGDYGTLVLTETSGDVLGKRREVLMRREAPRAGSTGRAGKPRAAGTAAAVALAPEAEPVFERLRAWRAATAKEQGVPAYVIFHDATLRQIAAEPPTTLAELSQVNGVGENKLAKYGQQILETLAG